Proteins from one Procambarus clarkii isolate CNS0578487 chromosome 8, FALCON_Pclarkii_2.0, whole genome shotgun sequence genomic window:
- the LOC123759651 gene encoding polypeptide N-acetylgalactosaminyltransferase 1: MRRMLWCRRRGRWASVGVAVLVLFVLVFVIKDPRISFDDNPDVMIPLKSRHHNQEEYIDKRGIHVVVGHYMGDNIPGKTSPNLTEVLLNTNGYSPQPTAGENGNPVHIPSWEGARMQQLYHINKFNLLASDRVPLNRTLPDVRKKKCHERAYRVERLPSTSVIIVFHNEAWSTLLRTVHSVITRSPPSLLEEILLVDDASQRTFLKEPLDEYVAKLPVSVRVIRSSVRTGLIRARLLGAQEARGAVLTFLDAHCEATTGWLEPLLSRIAEDRTRVVCPIIDIIHEDTFQYVRSFELHWGAFNWNLHFRWYTLGQKELDERKKDITEAYRTPAMAGGLFSIHKDYFYQVGSYDRHMDVWGGENLEMSFRVWMCGGSVEIAPCSHVGHVFRKSSPYTFPGEGGVGGVLYRNLARVALVWLDDWAEFYFKINAEAARVRDDVTVRDRLMLRDRLNCRSFKWYLDNIWPEHFFPMKDRFFGKIRHEQQSRCLQRPVGSGGSNQPTGAAVLRECVIETFPLQTFVFTKKGYIMTDESVCVDAPDADSAREPQVRIMACNEFERQRWTYDEDTHLVRHLQSDLCLDLPSKANPETLSLQKCDTYSKSQRWIFQHEDWTKSK, encoded by the exons GATGTTGTGGTGTCGGCGACGTGGGCGGTGGGCgagcgtgggcgtggctgtgctgGTCCTCTTCGTCCTCGTCTTCGTCATCAAGGACCCCAGGATCTCCTTCGACGACAACCCGGACGTCATGATCCCTCTCAA GTCGCGCCACCACAACCAGGAGGAGTATATTGACAAGCGAGGGATCcacgtggtggtgggtcactacaTGGGGGACAACATCCCGGGCAAGACCTCTCCTAACCTTACTGAAG TGCTCCTGAACACCAACGGGTACTCGCCCCAGCCCACGGCGGGGGAGAACGGTAACCCCGTTCACATCCCCAGCTGGGAGGGGGCCCGGATGCAACAGCTTTACCACATCAACAAGTTCAACCTGCTGGCTTCTGACCGCGTCCCTCTTAACCGGACCCTCCCGGACGTCCGCAAGAAGAA GTGCCACGAGAGGGCGTACCGGGTGGAGCGTCTCCCTTCCACCTCCGTCATTATCGTCTTCCACAACGAGGCTTGGTCCACCCTGCTGAGGACAGTTCACTCCGTCATCACTCGCTCTCCTCCCAGTCTTCTGGAGGAGATCCTTCTGGTCGACGACGCCTCACAGAGGACCTTTCTCAAG GAGCCGCTGGATGAGTACGTGGCCAAGCTTCCAGTGTCTGTGCGTGTCATCCGGTCATCAGTGAGGACGGGGCTGATCCGTGCCCGGCTGCTGGGGGCTCAAGAGGCCAGGGGCGCTGTCCTCACCTTCCTTGATGCCCACTGTGAGGCCACGACAG GATGGTTGGAGCCGCTTCTGTCGAGGATCGCGGAGGACCGGACCAGAGTCGTGTGTCCCATCATCGACATCATCCACGAGGACACCTTCCAGTACGTGCGGTCCTTCGAGCTCCACTGGGGCGCCTTCAACTGGAACCTTCACTTCCGATGGTATACTCTGGGCCAGAAGGAGCTCGATGAGCGCAAGAAGGATATCACTGAAGCATACAG AACCCCAGCGATGGCCGGAGGTCTCTTCAGCATCCACAAGGACTACTTCTACCAGGTGGGGTCCTACGACCGCCACATGGACGTGTGGGGAGGAGAAAACCTCGAGATGTCCTTCAGG GTGTGGATGTGCGGAGGGTCGGTGGAGATCGCCCCGTGCAGCCACGTCGGTCACGTCTTCAGGAAGAGCTCGCCCTATACCTTTCCTGGCGAGGGCGGCGTAGGAGGGGTCCTCTACCGCAACCTGGCCCGCGTCGCCTTAGTCTGGCTCGATGACTGGGCCGAGTTCTATTTTAAAATCAACGCTG AGGCTGCTCGAGTGCGAGATGACGTGACAGTTCGGGACCGACTGATGCTGAGGGACCGTCTCAACTGCCGTAGCTTCAAGTGGTACCTGGACAACATCTGGCCCGAACACTTCTTCCCGATGAAGGACCGCTTCTTCGGCAAG ATCCGTCACGAGCAACAGAGTCGTTGCCTACAGCGGCCTGTGGGGTCTGGAGGCAGCAATCAGCCCACGGGAGCTGCGGTGCTTCGTGAGTGTGTCATAGAAACCTTCCCACTACAAACATTTGTCTTTACCAAGAAAG GGTACATCATGACAGATGAGAGCGTGTGTGTGGACGCCCCCGACGCCGACTCCGCCAGGGAGCCCCAGGTCCGCATCATGGCTTGTAATGAGTTCGAGCGGCAGAGATGGACTTACGACGAGgacactcacctggtgaggcACTTGCAGTCCGACCTGTGCCTCGACCTTCCCTCCAAGGCCAATCCGGAGACACTCTCTCTCCAAAAGTGTGACACTTACTCCAAAAGTCAGAGGTGGATCTTCCAGCACGAGGATTGGACTAAATCTAAGTGA